The following coding sequences are from one Acidimicrobiales bacterium window:
- a CDS encoding glycosyltransferase family 2 protein produces the protein METQDSGLAAPDRRVPTPEARHRKLAGTLASAPPPEAAADVSDAPPAPAPPGGSPRRSRPLHVGGAGGDEVPEMAPYDLGPDDTGVVAAVPEVAPAVVAVVVTHDPGPWFRDTLAALAAQTYPNLSVLVVDAGSANDPTPVVAEVLPTAYVKRLEHNPGFGPAANEVLDLVDGAAFYCLCHDDIAPDPDAVRQLVEEAFRSNAGVIGPKLVDWDDPRILQQVGVAVDKAGVLAPYADPGELDQEQHDAVRDVFAVPSACTLVRADLFAAIGGYSPDIARHGEDLDLSWRSHVAGARVMVAPAARVRHREADHERGTDTDQVRLRARHRIRTLLTCYSRASLLWIVPQAVVVSLLEAVYGLVAGRTERSRAELDGWWWNFRQLSSLRARRRQLQAVRRVPDREIRNLQTRGSARVSAFIRGQLAAGDDQLRIMARRRRRSDPGRSGPRRVGVAAIVGVAIVLLAGSRGLLFGDLPAVGEFARFSHGPIDLLQSWWSGWRDVGLGATGGAPAGMGAFGLLGLVFFGAVGVLRKVAILAMLPLGAWGSWRLARPIGSSGSRAVALIVYVAIPVPYNAIAQGEWGALVTWAFAPWLLLGVCRAAGVAPYGRRGMPAATADTAATRPTRPLAAQSLGLGLAVAVAALVAPAAALALVVIAVGVVVGSLVVFRLSGSLRVVIATVGGLAVAGVLHLPWLLGFVHDGRQLGVLTGPRSAVGGSLPFAHLLRFESGPLGAAPLGWAFLVVAALPLLIGRGWRLEWAVRGWTVALAAWGLLWAGQAGWLHAALPTPDVLLAPAAAGLSLAAALGVAAFEVDLPSYRFGWRQLASVVAAAGLVAGVLPTLGAAVDGSWKLPSSGFEDTLSFIQSEAHKDPFRVLWVSDPDDLPVAGWRLDDHLSYGTSNQGLPSLGDRWANPWPGSSAQLGAAIRMALRGDTAQLGHLLAPLGVRYLAVPSQIAPLPSSVHHRPPPAALTAALDDQLDLQPLNALNPAITVWVNRAWRPTPVVLPAGSVADGSQLGDATRLVEPTQRTPLAWASDRRSAHGTIAEPGQLLVDQADDAGWKLRVDGTSMARSEAFGAVQRYDVTKSGSASLHYDTPVGWMLLAIGQVALWILLIVLWRRANGADRRRERREVQLPVPRTAADPVRERMWHQ, from the coding sequence GTGGAGACGCAAGATTCCGGTTTGGCCGCGCCCGACCGCAGAGTTCCCACTCCCGAGGCCCGCCACCGGAAGCTCGCCGGCACGCTCGCGTCCGCCCCACCGCCGGAGGCGGCAGCCGACGTGTCGGACGCGCCGCCCGCGCCCGCGCCGCCCGGTGGGTCGCCGCGGCGCTCCCGGCCCCTTCACGTCGGTGGCGCGGGGGGCGACGAGGTCCCCGAGATGGCGCCGTACGACCTCGGTCCCGACGACACGGGCGTCGTGGCGGCCGTACCGGAGGTGGCGCCAGCCGTCGTGGCCGTGGTGGTCACGCACGATCCCGGTCCGTGGTTTCGCGACACGTTGGCTGCGCTCGCCGCGCAGACGTACCCGAACTTGTCGGTACTGGTGGTCGATGCGGGCAGCGCCAACGACCCCACCCCCGTGGTCGCGGAGGTGCTGCCCACGGCATACGTGAAGCGGCTCGAGCACAACCCGGGCTTCGGCCCGGCAGCAAACGAAGTGCTCGACCTGGTCGACGGCGCCGCGTTCTACTGCTTGTGCCACGACGACATCGCGCCCGACCCCGACGCGGTGCGCCAGCTCGTCGAGGAAGCCTTCCGCTCCAACGCCGGTGTGATCGGGCCCAAGCTCGTCGACTGGGATGATCCGCGCATCTTGCAACAGGTCGGCGTCGCAGTCGACAAGGCAGGCGTGCTCGCTCCGTACGCCGATCCCGGCGAGCTCGACCAGGAGCAACACGATGCCGTCCGGGACGTCTTTGCCGTCCCGAGTGCCTGCACTTTGGTGCGGGCCGACCTGTTCGCGGCGATCGGCGGTTACTCGCCCGACATCGCGCGCCACGGTGAGGACCTCGACCTGTCGTGGCGCAGCCATGTGGCGGGCGCGCGGGTCATGGTGGCGCCGGCGGCGCGGGTACGTCACCGCGAGGCCGATCACGAGCGGGGAACCGACACCGATCAAGTGCGGCTCCGGGCGCGTCACCGGATCCGCACCTTGCTCACCTGCTACTCGCGGGCGTCGCTGTTGTGGATCGTGCCCCAGGCCGTGGTCGTGTCGCTGCTCGAAGCGGTCTACGGCCTCGTCGCCGGTCGCACGGAACGCAGCCGTGCCGAGCTCGACGGGTGGTGGTGGAACTTCCGCCAGCTCTCCTCGCTGCGCGCCCGCCGCCGCCAGCTGCAGGCGGTCCGCCGGGTCCCCGATCGGGAGATCCGCAACCTGCAGACGCGGGGGAGTGCCCGGGTGTCCGCGTTCATCCGGGGCCAGCTCGCTGCCGGCGACGATCAGCTGCGGATCATGGCTCGCCGGCGTCGCCGGTCCGATCCCGGCCGATCCGGCCCCCGCCGGGTTGGCGTGGCGGCCATCGTCGGCGTGGCGATCGTGCTGTTGGCCGGCAGCCGGGGGCTGCTGTTCGGCGACTTGCCGGCCGTCGGCGAGTTCGCCCGTTTCTCGCACGGTCCCATCGACCTCTTGCAGTCGTGGTGGAGCGGTTGGCGCGATGTCGGTCTCGGGGCCACGGGCGGTGCTCCCGCAGGGATGGGCGCGTTCGGGCTGCTCGGTCTGGTGTTCTTCGGCGCCGTCGGAGTGCTGCGGAAGGTGGCGATCCTCGCCATGTTGCCGCTCGGTGCTTGGGGCTCGTGGCGCTTGGCCCGCCCGATCGGGTCGTCGGGCTCTCGCGCGGTGGCGCTGATCGTCTACGTGGCGATTCCGGTCCCGTACAACGCCATCGCGCAGGGGGAGTGGGGTGCGTTGGTCACGTGGGCCTTTGCACCGTGGCTGTTGCTCGGAGTGTGCCGCGCCGCCGGCGTCGCGCCGTATGGGCGTCGTGGCATGCCCGCGGCGACGGCGGACACGGCAGCCACGCGGCCCACCCGGCCGCTCGCCGCGCAGTCGTTGGGTCTCGGTCTCGCCGTGGCGGTCGCTGCTCTGGTCGCTCCCGCGGCCGCGCTCGCCCTGGTGGTCATCGCGGTCGGGGTGGTCGTCGGTTCGCTGGTGGTGTTCCGCCTGAGCGGTTCGCTGCGGGTGGTGATCGCCACGGTCGGTGGGTTGGCCGTCGCGGGGGTGTTGCACCTTCCCTGGCTGCTCGGGTTCGTGCACGACGGCCGCCAGCTCGGTGTGCTCACGGGCCCGCGCAGTGCGGTCGGCGGTTCGCTGCCGTTCGCACACCTGTTGCGGTTCGAGTCCGGACCGCTCGGCGCCGCGCCCCTCGGATGGGCGTTCCTCGTCGTCGCCGCGCTGCCGTTGTTGATCGGTCGCGGGTGGCGCCTCGAGTGGGCCGTGCGTGGCTGGACGGTGGCGCTCGCCGCTTGGGGCTTGCTCTGGGCGGGGCAGGCCGGTTGGCTCCACGCCGCGCTGCCGACCCCCGACGTGCTGTTGGCGCCTGCTGCCGCGGGGCTCTCGCTCGCGGCCGCGCTCGGCGTGGCCGCCTTCGAGGTCGACTTGCCGAGCTACCGCTTCGGGTGGCGCCAACTCGCATCGGTGGTCGCCGCCGCCGGGCTGGTGGCCGGCGTGCTCCCCACGCTGGGCGCGGCCGTCGACGGTTCGTGGAAGCTGCCGAGCTCGGGGTTTGAGGACACGTTGTCGTTCATCCAGTCCGAAGCCCACAAGGATCCCTTCCGGGTGTTGTGGGTGTCCGACCCCGACGACTTGCCGGTTGCCGGGTGGCGCCTCGACGACCACTTGTCGTACGGGACGTCGAACCAGGGCCTGCCCTCGCTCGGCGACCGCTGGGCCAACCCGTGGCCGGGTAGCTCTGCGCAGCTCGGCGCGGCGATCCGCATGGCATTGCGTGGTGACACCGCGCAGCTCGGCCACCTGCTCGCACCCCTTGGTGTGCGCTACCTCGCCGTGCCGTCGCAGATCGCGCCCTTGCCGAGCTCGGTGCACCACCGGCCGCCGCCAGCCGCTTTGACGGCCGCGCTCGACGACCAGCTCGACCTCCAACCCCTCAACGCGCTGAATCCGGCGATCACGGTGTGGGTCAACCGGGCGTGGCGGCCGACTCCGGTGGTGCTGCCTGCCGGCAGCGTCGCCGACGGCTCGCAGCTCGGCGACGCCACCCGTCTCGTGGAGCCGACCCAGCGCACCCCTCTGGCGTGGGCGAGCGACCGGCGTTCGGCGCACGGCACCATCGCCGAGCCCGGCCAGCTGTTGGTCGACCAAGCAGACGACGCCGGTTGGAAGCTCCGCGTGGACGGGACATCGATGGCACGGTCCGAGGCGTTCGGCGCGGTCCAGCGTTACGACGTCACCAAGTCGGGTTCGGCATCGCTCCATTACGACACCCCGGTGGGGTGGATGCTGCTCGCCATCGGCCAGGTCGCGTTGTGGATCCTGCTGATCGTGCTGTGGCGGCGAGCCAATGGGGCTGATCGTCGACGCGAGCGCCGTGAGGTGCAGCTTCCCGTGCCCCGCACCGCGGCAGATCCCGTTCGTGAGCGGATGTGGCACCAATGA
- a CDS encoding glycosyltransferase family 1 protein, whose amino-acid sequence MRVAVDCTPLLTPHTGIGVFCDHLVRGLAARHDLDLVAFALTFRGRGRLAAQLPDGVTVVDRPTPAALLKELWRRGDRPSVRFLTAGADVVHGPNFVVPPSAGAAEVVSVHDLGPLHFPHLVSADARRVPDLLRRAIGRGAWVHTDSAFVAAEVVRYLDADPARVRAIHPGVAVASEGPGTTPGDGAALAGGGRYLLALGSVEPRKNVPELVHAFDRLASTHADLRLVIAGPHGLASADAAEAIGAAAHGDRVVRLQWVDDRQRSALLRGAAAFVYPSRYEGFGFPPLEAQATGTPVVTTRAGSLPEVVGDGAIIVDPTAGPDLVDALVAAISPLLDDPTPAAALVERGARNVARFTWPACVDGLVELYRAASAAR is encoded by the coding sequence ATGCGCGTCGCCGTCGACTGCACCCCGTTGTTGACCCCACACACGGGCATCGGTGTCTTTTGCGACCACCTGGTCCGCGGCCTTGCCGCGCGCCACGACCTCGACCTCGTCGCGTTCGCCCTGACCTTCCGCGGCCGAGGGCGGCTCGCCGCGCAACTGCCCGACGGCGTCACCGTCGTCGATCGCCCCACGCCCGCCGCCTTGTTGAAGGAGCTGTGGCGCCGCGGTGACCGACCGTCGGTGCGCTTCCTCACCGCGGGCGCCGACGTGGTGCACGGCCCCAACTTCGTGGTGCCACCCAGCGCAGGCGCGGCCGAGGTCGTGTCGGTGCACGACTTGGGACCGCTGCACTTCCCGCATCTCGTGAGCGCCGACGCCCGGCGCGTTCCCGACTTGCTCCGGCGGGCCATCGGTCGCGGCGCGTGGGTGCACACCGATTCCGCGTTCGTCGCCGCCGAAGTGGTCCGGTACCTCGACGCCGATCCGGCGCGGGTGCGCGCGATCCACCCCGGCGTCGCCGTCGCGAGCGAAGGACCGGGCACCACCCCGGGCGACGGCGCGGCCCTGGCGGGTGGCGGCCGCTACCTGCTCGCGCTCGGGTCGGTGGAACCGCGCAAGAACGTCCCCGAGCTCGTGCACGCGTTCGACCGGTTGGCCAGCACACACGCCGATCTGCGCCTGGTGATCGCCGGGCCCCACGGTCTCGCCAGCGCCGACGCGGCCGAGGCCATCGGCGCCGCGGCGCACGGCGACCGCGTCGTGCGCCTGCAATGGGTCGACGACCGCCAGCGATCCGCGCTCCTGCGGGGGGCGGCCGCGTTTGTGTACCCGAGCCGCTACGAGGGTTTTGGCTTCCCCCCACTGGAAGCGCAGGCGACCGGCACGCCGGTGGTCACCACCCGCGCCGGGTCGCTGCCCGAAGTGGTGGGCGATGGCGCGATCATCGTCGATCCGACCGCCGGCCCCGACCTGGTCGACGCGCTGGTGGCCGCGATCTCACCGCTGCTCGACGACCCGACGCCGGCGGCGGCGTTGGTCGAGCGAGGTGCACGCAACGTCGCGCGCTTCACCTGGCCGGCCTGCGTCGACGGGTTGGTCGAGCTCTACCGAGCGGCGTCAGCGGCGAGATAG
- a CDS encoding DUF4214 domain-containing protein encodes MVRDRLGGRRAWIAPAVSLLVLGSAIAGAAAPAAALRVSSATLPSARAVVTTMPDTVSFQGHGWGHGRGMGQWGAYGYATGSHWTWQQITDHYYQGSTAGDVGTRSLSVALTQLSPTSLLGTGTAYPDATVLLQRGTLRYVTPDGVSHPVLGQALRLERTGPSAWASWVAPGCAGPWTPGPAVSGASIKMLPAVSGATSVQDTLAVCEPSQTGFERHVIGELRAVDIGSGQALVNVLPVESYLQSVVPREMPASWADAANGAGMAALQAQAVAARSYGLGSHRYSYADTCDSSCQSYPGQWIVQGGTTSTVVDARSNQAISSTAGQVRLLPGNVIAATEFSASTGGYTAGGVFTAVPDDGDAVAGNPNHTWTASIARTAIEQRYGKGTLQAIDITGRNGLGDMGGRVTSMTLVFSGGSVNLSGDDFRSAFGLESNWFQVTNNCAAASSPSPPFPSITAMVTQQYHDVLARDPDSQAARWVDAIACGRTTPEAVVTAFFTSPEADAVFGQVVRLYLGVLGRVPDLGGAFGWQKYVAAGMTPQQLAANFANSREFRSVHNPPSNRDFVSEMYVQMFGRTADPGGLQMWTNWLATHTRGDLVYQFSIAREFHQRWDVRAMVHEGYLAMLRRVADPAGYDAWYSLVVKSGGSPAPLVHGLYTSPEYRLRFS; translated from the coding sequence ATGGTGCGGGATCGTTTGGGGGGCCGGCGCGCGTGGATCGCGCCGGCCGTGTCGTTGCTGGTGCTCGGATCCGCGATTGCAGGTGCAGCGGCGCCCGCGGCGGCCCTGCGGGTCTCGTCCGCGACGCTGCCCTCAGCCCGCGCGGTCGTGACCACGATGCCCGACACGGTCAGCTTCCAGGGCCATGGTTGGGGTCACGGGCGGGGCATGGGCCAGTGGGGTGCGTACGGCTATGCCACCGGATCGCACTGGACGTGGCAGCAGATCACCGATCACTACTACCAAGGCTCGACCGCCGGTGATGTCGGGACCCGGTCGCTGAGCGTGGCGCTCACGCAGCTGTCGCCCACCAGCTTGTTGGGAACCGGTACGGCGTATCCCGACGCCACGGTGCTGCTGCAGCGGGGCACGCTGCGCTACGTCACACCCGACGGCGTGTCGCATCCGGTCCTGGGTCAGGCGCTGCGGCTCGAGCGCACCGGTCCGTCCGCGTGGGCGAGCTGGGTGGCGCCGGGCTGTGCAGGCCCATGGACCCCCGGCCCCGCCGTGTCGGGCGCGTCGATCAAGATGCTCCCCGCCGTCAGCGGTGCGACGAGCGTGCAGGACACGTTGGCGGTGTGTGAGCCGAGCCAGACCGGCTTCGAACGCCACGTGATCGGCGAGCTGCGCGCGGTCGACATCGGTTCGGGCCAAGCGCTCGTCAACGTGCTGCCCGTGGAGAGCTACCTGCAGTCGGTCGTGCCCCGCGAGATGCCGGCCAGTTGGGCCGACGCCGCCAACGGCGCGGGGATGGCGGCCCTCCAGGCGCAGGCTGTCGCCGCCCGCAGCTACGGGTTGGGCTCGCATCGCTACTCGTACGCCGACACCTGCGACTCGTCGTGCCAGTCGTATCCAGGGCAGTGGATCGTGCAGGGCGGCACGACATCGACGGTGGTCGATGCTCGGTCGAACCAGGCGATCAGCTCCACCGCCGGCCAAGTGCGGTTGCTGCCGGGCAACGTGATCGCCGCCACCGAGTTCTCGGCGTCGACAGGTGGCTACACCGCTGGCGGCGTGTTCACCGCCGTGCCCGACGACGGTGACGCAGTGGCCGGCAACCCCAACCACACGTGGACGGCCAGCATCGCCCGCACCGCGATCGAGCAGCGCTACGGGAAAGGCACGTTGCAGGCGATCGACATCACGGGCCGCAACGGTCTCGGCGACATGGGAGGTCGGGTCACCTCGATGACGCTGGTGTTCAGCGGCGGGTCGGTGAACCTCAGCGGCGACGACTTCCGCAGCGCGTTCGGGCTCGAGTCCAACTGGTTCCAAGTGACCAACAACTGCGCCGCCGCGTCGAGCCCGTCACCGCCGTTCCCGTCGATCACCGCCATGGTGACCCAGCAATACCACGACGTCCTCGCCCGGGATCCCGATTCCCAGGCGGCCAGATGGGTCGACGCCATCGCGTGTGGGCGCACCACACCGGAAGCCGTCGTGACGGCGTTCTTCACCTCACCGGAAGCCGACGCCGTCTTCGGTCAAGTCGTACGGCTGTACCTCGGCGTCCTCGGCCGGGTGCCGGACCTCGGCGGCGCGTTCGGCTGGCAGAAGTACGTGGCCGCGGGCATGACCCCGCAACAGCTCGCCGCCAACTTCGCCAACAGCCGCGAGTTCCGCAGTGTCCACAACCCGCCCTCGAACCGCGACTTCGTGTCGGAGATGTACGTGCAGATGTTCGGTCGGACCGCGGATCCCGGGGGGTTGCAGATGTGGACGAACTGGCTCGCGACCCACACCCGGGGCGACCTCGTCTACCAGTTCTCGATCGCCCGCGAGTTCCACCAACGGTGGGATGTGCGGGCAATGGTCCACGAGGGCTACTTGGCCATGTTGCGTCGGGTCGCGGATCCCGCCGGTTACGACGCCTGGTACTCGCTGGTCGTGAAGTCAGGCGGCTCCCCGGCGCCGCTCGTGCACGGGTTGTACACGTCACCGGAGTACCGCCTGCGGTTCTCGTGA